Below is a genomic region from Halorussus salinus.
TTTCCCCATCGCGGTATAGAGGTGCTGAGTCACCGTCGAGGGCGACAGGTCGAGTTCAGTCGCCAAATCGCTGACCGATGCTCGGCGGGGTTGTTCGAAGTAGCCGTGCCGGTACGCCACCCGAAGAATCTCGGACTGTCGCTCCGTGAGGTCGGCCATATCGACGGTCGAGATGGTTGTCGGGTCCGATCCCGCATCGCTATCGACTAGTTGCCGCACCGAGACCGCCTCGGCACGCTCCCGGAGTTTCTCGACCGCCCGCTGGAGTTGGTCAGTGTCCTCAACGTGGAAGGTGAGCCAGAGTCGGCCCTCCTCGAATCGGCTCTCGGACACCGGGACGCCGACCGCTTCGAGTCGGTCGCAGGCGCACTCGTCCGGTCGGGCGAACCGGAAGACGCCACCGTCGTCGTAGCGGAAGATGCGGGAGAAGGAGTCGAAATCCGGATTCGAGGGAGTCTCGGACAGAACTACCTCCTCTACGTCGTTACCGCGGGACACGACCTCGACGGTTTCGTCGTCGGAGTCGGCGAGGTCGGTGACGGGACAAGCCTCAGGGCTCTTCACGACGACTTTCGCGCGCATATTTTCAATATTATCGCTATATGTACTAAACTCTTACCGGGGTACGTCGCACCGGCGACGACCGTTTAAAATGCCGCCATCTTTCGACACAACCCACATGCTCGTCGTAGGTCTACGTGAAGATGCGGTGATGCCAATGGCAGTAGCCCAAGATTCCACCCCCGAGCGGAAGGACGAACAGGACGACGATGTGAAAATCGTGGCCGACATCTCGACCTTAGACGAGTGTCGAGACGACGTGGACGCCACGAGCATGAACGTCGTCGGAACCGGCGCACACAGCCACTCCATCGTCGATTAATAGACCAGTTTCCCATTTTTATCATGCCCGAACTATCCCCGGAGGAGCGCGAGGCACTGCGAGCGCAGAGTGCCACCCCGAACAGGTGGTTCTGTGAATACCTCACCGAACTGTTCGTGGAACTCGACTACGTTCCATCGTTCCCCGTTAAGGTCCTTTGGGAAGTCGAGAGCCGGTGCCATCTCGACTGCGAACACTGTTGGGCCGACACGACCGACGAGATAGACGGTCCGTCGCTGGAAACAAAACTGGAAACCGCCGACGAAATTGCCGAGGAGGGCGCGGAAGTCGTCTCGTTCTCGGGAGGCGAGCCGCTTCTCGCACCGGATTTAGAGCCGGTCGTCGAGCGCCTCAAAGACGGCGACGTACGGGTTGAGCTACTCACAAACGGGGAACTCGTTCCGAAGAACATCGACTGGTTAGCGAACAATCTCGACGACACCGACGAAGTGCAGGTCAGCATCGACGGTCCACCGGCGGTCCACGAACGACAGCGCCCCGGAAGTTCGTTCGAGCGACTCCGACGCGGAGTAGGGCTACTGCGCGAGGAGGGCATCTCCGTGCGCGCGAACTTCACCGCGACTCCCATCAACGTCGAGACACTCTCGGAAGTCATCGGGATTTGCGCCGAGGAGGGTGTCGAACCACTGAGCGTCCTCCCGGTGTATCCGATGGGTGACGGCATCGAACTCTGGGAGCGGTTCTCCGCCGAGACGTTCCTCGAAACGGTCGCCGCGGCCGCGGTGGATTGTCCGATAGAACTGGACATCTACCTCCCGATAGAGGCCTTCGAGTTACTCAACTGTCTGAAAATCGAGGAACCGACCCCTGCTGCCGACGGCGGCGAACTCAGGGTGCCGCTCCCCGAGGCCCGCACGCACGTCCAGATTCAGGCCGACGGCGGCATCTATCCGGGGAGCGAACTCACCGACCCCGCGTACCGGAACGGGAGCATCGCCGACCGTACGCTGAAAGCCGCGTGGGAAGACGATACGTGGGACAACCTCCGGGAGGGTCGCCGCCTGACCGAGAGCAAGTGCGTCGATTGCCCGTACCGGTCGCGCTGTGGTGGAGGAAATACGGCGCGCGTCCTCCAGTTCTACGGCGACATCCACCACGCCGACCCGTTTTGTGACTACGTTCCGGAGTCCGAGAGTATTTAAAATACCGAGGATATTGCAGGTTTCATTCACACTGCTGGGCCACGAACTTCGAGTAGGTGGTTAGATGGCCGAGTACGAACACGACGAGCCCGGAGCGATGTCCGAGACGGAGGCCGTACAGACCATTCTCTCGACGGACACGCGGCCACCCGAAGGAATACAGGGCAAGTACAACGACGCGACGATGATGCTGAACAAACTGGCGTTCCGTGAGGAGGACCAGACCGAGTTTCCTGCGATAATCGGCATCGACATCATCAAAGCCTGCAATCTCGCGTGTGACCACTGCTTCCTCCAGTCACAGTCGGTTCCCGACGCGTACCCGACGTTTGAGCAGCTCGAACTGCTCCGCGACCAGTTGGACGAGGCCCGACCCGTCAAGGTATACCTGACGGGCGGCGAACCGACCCTTCACCCGTCGTTTTACGACGTGTTCGAGTTGTTCGCCGACGGTCCCTACGATCTCACGGTGTTCACGAACGGCGTCCTAGTTGACGACGAGATGGTCGCCGAACTCGCGCCCTACGCGGGGGAAGTGAGCTTTCAGGTCAGTTTCGACGGTCTCGGTGAGGTTCACCGGCGAATCCGGGGGATAGAGGCTGAACCGGTCTTGGACGGTATCGAACGTCTAAGCGACGCGGGATTTGACGTTCACTTGCGGACCACCGTCCAGCCCGGAAACGTCGAACAGATTCCCGATATCTACGAAAAGAGCGCAGAACTGGGTGTGAACTACGTCGAGTTCGCGCCCATACTCCCGACGTTCGGGTGGGACCACCTCACCGACGAACCGTATCCGGAGTTCCGCGAGCGGTCGCTGGTCGCCTACGCGGAGTTTCTCCGGAGCCGAGAGACCTTCCCGGTACCCATCGGTCGGGACCCCGTACCCGTCCCCTGCGGTTACGACGTGAGCGACGAGGCTGCGCTCGACGGATACATCTGCCCCGCAGCCAGTACCGCGCTCGAAATCAGCGCCGAGGGCGAGGTGTATCCCTGTCCGTACCTCCACCACGAAGAGTTTAGCGCCGGGAACGTCTACGAGGGGGACGCCAGCCTTCAGGAGATATGGGAACGCTCGATGGAAAACCCGGCGTGGGCTTGTATGGTAGCGTACACCAACGTCGGCGGCGACGACTGCAAGGAGTGTCCTCACGCCGACGCGTGCAAGGGCGCGTGTCCGGCCGCGGGGTTCGCCGACACAGGCAAAGTATCGAATCCCGACTACCGCTGTCCCCGAGTCACGGGTGATTGAGATGTACGAGCTACGCGAACACGTCCAGCGACGATTCGAGCCGAACCTCGAAGACGGGCTGTTCCTGATATACGACGCCAAGAACGACGAGTTCCGGACCGGCGGCGAAGTCGTTCGCGACATCGTGGACGGCATCGCGGAGGGTAAGTCACTCGACGAGATAGAGCAGCAACTCGTGGTCGAACGCGACATCGAGCGCAGGAACGCCGAAGCCACTGTTCGGGAAGTTTGTGATCGATTCGAGTCGGCGGGATTCCTCCGGCGACTCGACCCCGACGGCCGAGCGACGCCGAACGATGCACGATAATATCGAAAGAAGGACATATAGTTGCGACGGAGATGCCGACAGATGAGTACCACGAATAGACTGGGTGAGTACGTCGCACAGGTCACCGACGGCGTTCTCCGAAACGACAAGCTCCGCGCGCTGTTTCCGGCATTCGTGGGCATCTTCCTTGTCGGCGAACTCTACAAACAGGCGCTCCCGCTGTACTTCGAGGCGGTCGGCATCCCGCTGGCGGTCCTCGGGGTCGTGAAGAGCGCGGCCAACGCCGTCGAAATCGGCGTCTCGCCGGTCGCGGGCGTCCTCGCCGACCGGACCGACCGGATGGGGCTGGCCGCCGTCGCCGCCGTCGCCGCGAGCGTCGTCCTCGCGGCGTTCGCGCTCCGACCCGGACGGGCCGTCGTGACGGGACTCGTGGTGCTGACGGCCGTCGCGTTGCTGTTGCTGAACAACGCCATCACGCCCGCGGTCAACGCGGCGCTCGAGGAGGGCGTCGAGGGAATCGGCTGGGGCGTCCGCGACGTTGGGATGTACCTCGGGAGCGGAGTCGGACTCGCCGCGGCCGGGGCACTCGTCTCGCGGACCGAGCGCGTCGAGGTCATCTTTCTGGTGGCGGTGCCGGTCCTCCTCGGCGTCGGCGCTGTCGCGTGGCGACGGCGCTCCGGCGGGGCGCTCCGGGCGGCGCTGTCCGACATCGAACTCGATGACCTGTTCGCCATCGGCGTCCGCGAGCAGGTCCGTTCGGTGTCGAACCGACGACTGCTGTACGCGTTCTGCCTCGTGGAACTGGCCACGACCGCCGGGATGGGAATGACGATGTTCCTCCTGCCCGCGCTGGCGACCGACCTCGGGTTGGCGGCGTCGGGCTACCTGTTCGTCTACTCGGCCTCGCGGCTGGTCGGCGCGCCAGCGAGTCTCGTCGGCGGGGTCGCGGCCGACCACCTGCCCAAGAAGTGGCTGTTCGTCGCCAACTACGCCGTCGAGGGCGCGATGTTGGTCGCGTTCGGACTCGCGGACGGTCCCGCGCTCTTCCTCGTCGGAATGGCCCTGTTCGTCGTCCAGACGACCTTCGAGCCCGGCGTCGTGGCCTACTTCTTCGACAACTTCGACGACGAGGAGGGCGGCACCATCTGGGGAATCAAGGGGAGCGTCCACAAGGTCGCCAACGTCGCCGCGCCGGTCGTCGGCGGCGGTCTGTACGCCATCGACCCGCACCTGTCGTTTCTCGCCGGGGGCGGGTTGATGCTCGTCGGGTCGGGAATCGCGACGACGCTCCCGCGGTGAGTGACGCCGGGCCGACCGTCGAAGTCGGCGTTTCGTCACGTATTTGATTCGTCGGTCGCCAGTCCCGTGCGATGGACTCCCCTGCAGTCCGGCGGACGCTGACCGTGGTCGTCCTCGGCGTCCTCGTCCTCGCCGGAAGCCTCGGCCTCCTCGGACTCTCGCTGTCGGCGGATGCCGGGCAGTCGGCGGACGCCGGTCGGTCGGCAGACCCGACAGCGGGTCGCGGCGTCGGGCCGCCCGTCTCGACGCTCCACGACGAGGGCGCGACGGGCGAGAACGTGACCGTCGGCGTCGTAGACGTGACCGGATTCGACACCGAATCGCGCGCGCTCGCCGGTCGAGTCACCGAGGCCCGAGCGTTCGGCGAGGCGTCGGTCTTCGGCGACGACGCCAGCCACGGCACCGCGGCGGCCGAGACCGTGGCGCGAATCGCGCCCGACGCCGACCTCTCGCTGGCGACGGTGGACTCCCCGACGAGCTACCGGCGCGCGGTCGAGTGGCTCGTCGCCCAGAAGGTGGATATCGTCGTCGCTCCGGTGTCGTTCTACGGGATGCCCGGCGACGGAACCTCCCCCGTCGCCGAGGTCGCGGAGCGCGCGACCGAGGAGGGAGTCGTCTTCGTCTCGCCGACCGGGAACCTCGCGCGGAGCCACTGGGCGGGCCGGTATCGCAACGTCGAGAACGAAAGCGTCAGGTTCGGCGAGAGTACGCGAAACTACATCAGAGGAGACGGGCGGGACGTGACCGTGTGGCTGTCGTGGGACCGGGACCACCGCGGGCAGGACTACACCGCGAAGCTCTACTGGACCGACGGCAAGCGGAGTCGGCTGGTCGCGCGTTCGTCGCCGTACCCCGGCGACGGAGTGCCCAACGAGCGCATCGTCGCTCGCGTTCAGTCGGGAACCTACTACCTCACGGTCGAGGGACCCGCGAACGCAACAGGTGCCCGTCTCGAACTCTCGTCGCCGACCCACGACTTCCAGCACGTCCGGGCCGAGGAGAGCCTCGTCGCGCCCGCGAGCGCCCGGTCGGTCCTGACGGTGGGCGCGTACGACACCGACGGCGGCCGGGTCGAACCGTTCGGTTCCCGCGGGCCGACGTTCGACGGCCGAAACGGGGTGGACCTCGTCGCTCCGAGCCGTCCGACCGCGGCCAACACTGAGGGGTTCGCGGGCTCGTCGGCCGCCGCGGCGTACGCTGGCGGTATCGCAACGCTCCTTCTCGACGAGCGACCGGGTCTCTCCCCGAGAGCCGTCGAGCGACGGCTGGAGACCACCGCACTCGACACGGGCCAACCGGGAATCGACCCCGTGTCGGGGCACGGCCGACTCCGACCGGTTCGAGCGGTCGGGTTGGGCAACGCGACCGAGTGAGCCACGACGCGACCGCTTAAATCGGTCTTTAAGTTATGAACAACGTTTAGTGCCCGCTTTGGGAAGATTCGACAACGAGACGCCATGTCGGGACTCATCGAACGACTCCAAGACCGGACCGCGAGTGGCGACGAGCAGTTGCGCGTCCTCGACGTGGAGGGCGACGAGACCGACGACGTTCTCGACGCGCTCGGTCCCGACACGCGCCGGGAGGTCTACCGTACCCTGTTCGAGTCGCCCGGAACGCCCTCCGAACTCGCCGAGCGCGTGGACACGTCGGTCCAGAACCTCCACTACCACCTCTCGACGCTGGAGGAGGCCGGACTCATCGCGCAGGTCGATACGCGATACTCCGAGAAGGGCAACGAGATGGCGGTGTACGCGCCCGCGACCGACCCGCTCGTGCTGGTCGGCGACGGCGACATCCGCCCGCAGGTCCGCCACTCGCTGGCGGATGTGGTCGGCGGACTCGGGGTGCTGGCGGCCGCCAGCCTGCTGGTCCAGCGGGGCGTCGAACGACTCGCCAGCCCCGCAATCGGCCGCGGGACCGTGGTCGGCCCGGCCAGTCCGACGGCCGACCCGACGACGGCCCGCGAGACCGTCGCGTGGTTCGTCTTCGACCTCGCGGAGCCGGGCGTCGTCTTCTTCGTCGGGTGTCTCGTCGTCGTCGCCGTCGCCGCGCTCGTGATGGACCGGTAGCGCGAAGAGAGAAAAGTTGACGCGAGCGGAGCGTCGCAAGAACTCTCAGTTGCGGAACAGACCGAGAACGACGCCGATTCCGACTACTGCGAGGAGGCCGCCCGCCGCTAGCAGGCCGACGCTTCCGAGGAGTCGGTCGCCAGAGTCGTCGGCGGTCGAACCGTTCGCGTCTCCGTCAGCCGAGACGGTGCCGACTGCCGTCGCGGTGGCGGTCGGCGGCGCGTCGTCGCCCGAATCGCTGGCGTCGGTGAAGACGACGACTCGCCCTCTGGCCTCCAGTTCGCCGTCGGTCGTCGGCCCGGCGTACAGGCGCACGTCGTAGGAGGCGGGCGCGAGCGGCGAGTCGAGCGACGTTTCGGCGGTCTCCTCGACCACGCGGGTACTCCCGTTGTCCACGACGCCGAGCGTGGGCGCGTCGGTTCCAGCGCGGTCGGTGTGGAAGAGGATGGTCGCGCTCCCGTCGCCGTCACGGTCGCGGACGGTCCCGTTGACGACGTAGTTGACGCTCGGGCCGCCGACGGAGACCGAGACGGTCTCGGCCTGCCCGAACAGCACTTTGATCGACGCGGTCCGGTTCTGGGTGACTTCCGTGACGGCTTGGACCGCAGGGCTATCGACGGATTGGGCAGTCTCGTCGGTCGTGGTCGTCTCCGTCGCGCAGTCGCTCGAACAGACGACCCGTCCGTCGGCTTCCGCCAGCACGGTCTCGTTTCGGTAGACTCGAATTTCGAACTCCTGCTCGGGTAAGCCGCTCATGTCGTAGCTCGCACCGAACGTCCGGTTGTCGGAGACGCGGACCGTGTTCGTCTTCAGGAACATCTCTCCTTTGACGTTGACACTCAGGTTCGTTCCGGGTTCCAGCGTCGTCTTCCCGCGAATCGTCTGGTTCGGCGCTGGGTCGAGGAGTAACTCCTCGCCGTCAGTGAAGATGGTCGCGTCGGCTCCGTCGGCCGTCGCGGCCGCCACTTCCGGAACGGTCACCGGCACCGCGATGCCGGAAGTCACCGCGAGGAGGGCGAGGAGGGCCGCGGACAGCGGTACGTCGGTCGGTCGTTCGCTCGGGGACATACGCGTCGATAGACGAAGGGACGGGAAAAATGTGTCACGTTACATTAACCTGTGATTTAAGCTACGGCTACCGGTCGAGACCCCACGACGACGAGACACCACGTATCGTCACGTACTTGTTTTATCGGTCCTGAGTCCCGGCCAATGGATTATCCCGAGTCCCGGAGGGCGATGGTCGAGGAGCGCCTCGAAGCCGTCCTCGACCGCGTCGAACCGACGGAACTCGCCGACGAGGTTCGGCACGTCGCGCTGTCGGGGGGCAAGCGCGTCAGGCCGACCGTCACCGTTCTGTCCTGCGAATCGGCCGGAGGCGAGGCGGAGGCGGCCGTCGATTTCGCGGTCGGCGTCGAACTCGTTCACGACGCCTCGCTGGTGGTGGACGACATCATCGACCGGTCGGACACCCGCCGGGGGAGCGCGAGCGCGTGGGCCGAGTACGGCTACTCGCCCGCCATCGTGGCCAGCGACGGACTCATCGGCGAAGCCTTCGAGTTGTTCTCGCCGGACCCGCGAGCGATGGAGGCGGTCGCCGACGCGATGGTCGAACTCGGCGAGGGCGAGGCGACCGAACTCGTCGCCCGGCCGACCAACCGCGAGGAGTACATGGAGTTGGCCCGCCGGAAGACCGGGGCGCTGTTCCGGGCCGCCGCGGAGTTGGGCGCGATAGCCGCCGACGCCGACCCCGCGACCGTCGAGGCGTTCGGCGAGTACGCCGAGAAGGTCGGCGTCGCCTTCCAGATTCGAGACGACGTGCTGGACGCGACCGCGGACGAAGACGAGTTGGGCAAGCCCACCGGCCACGACGCCGAGATGGGCCGCCCGTCGATAGTCCGCGTGACCGACTTGGACGCCGAGGAGGCCGACGCCTTGGCCCACGAGCAGAGCGAGGCGGCGCTAGCCGCGCTCGACCGCGCCGAGACCCCGGACCTGACCGCGACCGACTACCTCCGGGACTTGGCGGCGTTCGTCGTGACGCGGGAACACTGACGCCCTTTTCCGTACTCAACTCGGTTCGGCCCGGCGGGACCGCCGGGATTCGGCGATGGCGAACGCGAGCGTACTCGTGAGTCCCAATACTGTCCCGACCGTGAGCATCACCGCGAGGTAGGTGAGCCGTGGGAGTTCCAGCGGCACCCGGTGGAGGAAGTACGCGCTGATGGCGTGGAGGACGAGCGCGATGGAGAGGACGTAGAACGGCGCGTTGAGGTAGCGCCACTGGAAGCGGTCGGCCAGATACTCGTCGGTAATCTGGCCGAGGCTGGTGGTGACGCCCGCCGCGGTGAACCACGTCACCGCGCCGTGGACCAGCGCCGCCAGCACTTCGAGCGGTCCCACCGGTCCGCCCGCCGATGCCTCGACGGACTCCAACGTCTCGACGCCGCGGACCCCGCCGACGACCAGCAGGGCAGCCGCGACGACGTAGGTGATGAGCGTAACTCGGCCCGCGTAGAGGCTGTTTCTGGCCTTCTCGGCCGCGCGGTCGAGGAGTCGTTCGACGCCCAGTCCCCTGCCGAGGACGTAGAGACCGAGGAGGCCCGAGGTCACGCCGAAGACGGCCGCGCCGGGGAGGCCCAGCGAGTCCGAGATGATGGCCAGCGGGTAGATGAGGAGCAAGATGCCGAGCGGCACGAGGATGGTCCCGCGGGTCTCGGGGTCGTCCAACACCTGCTTGATGGTGTAGTACATGGATTCGAGGTCTTGGGCCTGCCGGACGACGACCCGGCGCACGCCGTCGATGGGCACCCGCGAGCGGATGACCGGGATGACGCTCTCGTCTTGGGCACCGTCGGTGACGATGACCGCTTGGACCTCCTCGCGGGTCGAGAGGCTGGCCAGCACCTCGTCTACCTCGTCGCCGACCGCCCGGTTCGCCGCGATGTCGCCGCCGTCGGTGCCCGTGACGACCGCGACCTCGACGGTCTCGTCCTCGATGCGGTCCGCGAGGTGGACCCCCTCGAACATGACGTTCACGTCGCTGTCCTCGGGGTCAGCGGTGGCTAACGCGACCGCGGCGGCTTCGACGTTGTCGCGGCCGACGACGGGGGTGTCGAAGTCGGTCTTGCGACCGAGGTCGTCGTCGAGGTCCACGCAGAGGACCAACAGCATTACTCGGGGGTATGCGTCCGGGGTTTAACTTCTTTCGGGACGCCTGACAGCGGTCGGAATCGGGAACGTCTTCCCTCGACGGAGAACGTGGACGCTGTCGGGTGCTTCTTCTCGAACGACTCCGAACCTCAATGCGCACGCTTTTTCAGCGTTGGACGAATATACGTCCAGTAACGAATGATATCGAAGGGTTGCGAACAGTGCGCCGAAGGGGGCAAGATGGTACTCTTCGTCTACGGCTACTGCGACCAGCGCGATTGTTTCTACTGTCCCCTCGGCGAGAACCGCAAGAACGTGACCGACGTGTACGCCAACGAGCGGAAGGTCGAATCCGACGAGGACGTACTCGCCGAGGCCAAGCGCATGGACGCGCTGGGGACCTCCATCACGGGCGGCGAACCCCAAGAGGCGATGGAGAAGACCTGTCGGTACCTCCGACTCCTCAAAGACGAGTTCGGCGAGGACCACCACACGCACCTCTACACCGGCATCACCGGCGGCCGCGAGAACATGCGTCGCCTCTCGGAAGCGGGCTTGGACGAGATTCGGTTCCACCCGCCCCTCGATTTGTGGGGCGAGATGCACGGCACCGAGTGGGAGGAGATTCTCTACATCGCCCGCGAGGAGGGCCTGACCCCCGCGTTCGAGATTCCGGGCATCCGCGCCGAGGAGGAGTTCCTCGAATTCTTGGACGAGGGCGCGGCCGACTTCTGCAACGTCAACGAGTTCGAGATGTCCGACGGGAACTTCCGCCGGATGCAGGAGGAGGGCTACGAACTACAGGACGGCCACATGAGCGCGGTCGAAGGCTCGAAAGAAATCCTCGACAAGATGGGCGACCACGAGCGCGTCTACTTCTGTACCTCCGTGTTCAAGGATTCGGCCCAGCACCGCAACCGGATGAAGCGCATGGCCCGCAATATCCGGCGGGAGTTCGACGAGGTGACCGACGACGGAACCTTGGTCTACGGCAAGACGTGGGAACCCGAGCGCCGCCTCCGCGAACTGGGCGTGCCCGACGAGTTCTACACCGCGAAGTCCGACCACGTGGAGTTGGCGTGGTGGTTGCTCGAAGAGATGATAGAAGAGGGCGACGTGGAGAAGGGTGAAATCGTCGAGCAGTACCCGACCGTGGACGGGCAGGTCGTCGAGCGGACGCCGCTGGCGTGACCGACTGCGGCAATTCTACAGATTGTTCCTCACGGTAAGTACGTCGCTTTGAGCGATCGCTATCGTTGTCTGAGGTCGCTTACCGCGGTCGAGAGAGCGCACGCCAACGAGAACGCCGACCGTTCGCGGAGAGGCCGACCAGCGGGAATTTTACGACAGCGCGCCGGAACGGCGCACATGGTTAGTCACCACCGCACCGAAATCGGGCGCGAGGTCCGAGCGCGCGCCGAGGAGGTCTTCGC
It encodes:
- a CDS encoding helix-turn-helix domain-containing protein, coding for MRAKVVVKSPEACPVTDLADSDDETVEVVSRGNDVEEVVLSETPSNPDFDSFSRIFRYDDGGVFRFARPDECACDRLEAVGVPVSESRFEEGRLWLTFHVEDTDQLQRAVEKLRERAEAVSVRQLVDSDAGSDPTTISTVDMADLTERQSEILRVAYRHGYFEQPRRASVSDLATELDLSPSTVTQHLYTAMGKIFGQILD
- a CDS encoding radical SAM/SPASM domain-containing protein; protein product: MPELSPEEREALRAQSATPNRWFCEYLTELFVELDYVPSFPVKVLWEVESRCHLDCEHCWADTTDEIDGPSLETKLETADEIAEEGAEVVSFSGGEPLLAPDLEPVVERLKDGDVRVELLTNGELVPKNIDWLANNLDDTDEVQVSIDGPPAVHERQRPGSSFERLRRGVGLLREEGISVRANFTATPINVETLSEVIGICAEEGVEPLSVLPVYPMGDGIELWERFSAETFLETVAAAAVDCPIELDIYLPIEAFELLNCLKIEEPTPAADGGELRVPLPEARTHVQIQADGGIYPGSELTDPAYRNGSIADRTLKAAWEDDTWDNLREGRRLTESKCVDCPYRSRCGGGNTARVLQFYGDIHHADPFCDYVPESESI
- a CDS encoding radical SAM/SPASM domain-containing protein — encoded protein: MAEYEHDEPGAMSETEAVQTILSTDTRPPEGIQGKYNDATMMLNKLAFREEDQTEFPAIIGIDIIKACNLACDHCFLQSQSVPDAYPTFEQLELLRDQLDEARPVKVYLTGGEPTLHPSFYDVFELFADGPYDLTVFTNGVLVDDEMVAELAPYAGEVSFQVSFDGLGEVHRRIRGIEAEPVLDGIERLSDAGFDVHLRTTVQPGNVEQIPDIYEKSAELGVNYVEFAPILPTFGWDHLTDEPYPEFRERSLVAYAEFLRSRETFPVPIGRDPVPVPCGYDVSDEAALDGYICPAASTALEISAEGEVYPCPYLHHEEFSAGNVYEGDASLQEIWERSMENPAWACMVAYTNVGGDDCKECPHADACKGACPAAGFADTGKVSNPDYRCPRVTGD
- a CDS encoding MFS transporter; this translates as MSTTNRLGEYVAQVTDGVLRNDKLRALFPAFVGIFLVGELYKQALPLYFEAVGIPLAVLGVVKSAANAVEIGVSPVAGVLADRTDRMGLAAVAAVAASVVLAAFALRPGRAVVTGLVVLTAVALLLLNNAITPAVNAALEEGVEGIGWGVRDVGMYLGSGVGLAAAGALVSRTERVEVIFLVAVPVLLGVGAVAWRRRSGGALRAALSDIELDDLFAIGVREQVRSVSNRRLLYAFCLVELATTAGMGMTMFLLPALATDLGLAASGYLFVYSASRLVGAPASLVGGVAADHLPKKWLFVANYAVEGAMLVAFGLADGPALFLVGMALFVVQTTFEPGVVAYFFDNFDDEEGGTIWGIKGSVHKVANVAAPVVGGGLYAIDPHLSFLAGGGLMLVGSGIATTLPR
- a CDS encoding S8 family serine peptidase, with the translated sequence MDSPAVRRTLTVVVLGVLVLAGSLGLLGLSLSADAGQSADAGRSADPTAGRGVGPPVSTLHDEGATGENVTVGVVDVTGFDTESRALAGRVTEARAFGEASVFGDDASHGTAAAETVARIAPDADLSLATVDSPTSYRRAVEWLVAQKVDIVVAPVSFYGMPGDGTSPVAEVAERATEEGVVFVSPTGNLARSHWAGRYRNVENESVRFGESTRNYIRGDGRDVTVWLSWDRDHRGQDYTAKLYWTDGKRSRLVARSSPYPGDGVPNERIVARVQSGTYYLTVEGPANATGARLELSSPTHDFQHVRAEESLVAPASARSVLTVGAYDTDGGRVEPFGSRGPTFDGRNGVDLVAPSRPTAANTEGFAGSSAAAAYAGGIATLLLDERPGLSPRAVERRLETTALDTGQPGIDPVSGHGRLRPVRAVGLGNATE
- a CDS encoding ArsR/SmtB family transcription factor, with the translated sequence MSGLIERLQDRTASGDEQLRVLDVEGDETDDVLDALGPDTRREVYRTLFESPGTPSELAERVDTSVQNLHYHLSTLEEAGLIAQVDTRYSEKGNEMAVYAPATDPLVLVGDGDIRPQVRHSLADVVGGLGVLAAASLLVQRGVERLASPAIGRGTVVGPASPTADPTTARETVAWFVFDLAEPGVVFFVGCLVVVAVAALVMDR
- a CDS encoding BGTF surface domain-containing protein, giving the protein MSPSERPTDVPLSAALLALLAVTSGIAVPVTVPEVAAATADGADATIFTDGEELLLDPAPNQTIRGKTTLEPGTNLSVNVKGEMFLKTNTVRVSDNRTFGASYDMSGLPEQEFEIRVYRNETVLAEADGRVVCSSDCATETTTTDETAQSVDSPAVQAVTEVTQNRTASIKVLFGQAETVSVSVGGPSVNYVVNGTVRDRDGDGSATILFHTDRAGTDAPTLGVVDNGSTRVVEETAETSLDSPLAPASYDVRLYAGPTTDGELEARGRVVVFTDASDSGDDAPPTATATAVGTVSADGDANGSTADDSGDRLLGSVGLLAAGGLLAVVGIGVVLGLFRN
- a CDS encoding polyprenyl synthetase family protein, translating into MDYPESRRAMVEERLEAVLDRVEPTELADEVRHVALSGGKRVRPTVTVLSCESAGGEAEAAVDFAVGVELVHDASLVVDDIIDRSDTRRGSASAWAEYGYSPAIVASDGLIGEAFELFSPDPRAMEAVADAMVELGEGEATELVARPTNREEYMELARRKTGALFRAAAELGAIAADADPATVEAFGEYAEKVGVAFQIRDDVLDATADEDELGKPTGHDAEMGRPSIVRVTDLDAEEADALAHEQSEAALAALDRAETPDLTATDYLRDLAAFVVTREH
- a CDS encoding DUF373 family protein is translated as MLLVLCVDLDDDLGRKTDFDTPVVGRDNVEAAAVALATADPEDSDVNVMFEGVHLADRIEDETVEVAVVTGTDGGDIAANRAVGDEVDEVLASLSTREEVQAVIVTDGAQDESVIPVIRSRVPIDGVRRVVVRQAQDLESMYYTIKQVLDDPETRGTILVPLGILLLIYPLAIISDSLGLPGAAVFGVTSGLLGLYVLGRGLGVERLLDRAAEKARNSLYAGRVTLITYVVAAALLVVGGVRGVETLESVEASAGGPVGPLEVLAALVHGAVTWFTAAGVTTSLGQITDEYLADRFQWRYLNAPFYVLSIALVLHAISAYFLHRVPLELPRLTYLAVMLTVGTVLGLTSTLAFAIAESRRSRRAEPS
- a CDS encoding radical SAM protein, with product MISKGCEQCAEGGKMVLFVYGYCDQRDCFYCPLGENRKNVTDVYANERKVESDEDVLAEAKRMDALGTSITGGEPQEAMEKTCRYLRLLKDEFGEDHHTHLYTGITGGRENMRRLSEAGLDEIRFHPPLDLWGEMHGTEWEEILYIAREEGLTPAFEIPGIRAEEEFLEFLDEGAADFCNVNEFEMSDGNFRRMQEEGYELQDGHMSAVEGSKEILDKMGDHERVYFCTSVFKDSAQHRNRMKRMARNIRREFDEVTDDGTLVYGKTWEPERRLRELGVPDEFYTAKSDHVELAWWLLEEMIEEGDVEKGEIVEQYPTVDGQVVERTPLA